GCTCAACATCACAAGTGGAATCTTCTGAGCAACCTGCACGGCCTTGTTGTATCAGTTGACCATCGAAGGCAAGGCATTGCACGAAAGCTAGTTGAGCATGTTGAAAATGCGAGCCAGTTGAGGGGAAATCGAGGAATCTACTTAGATACGCCCATCATCAATGAGGACGGCAGATCCTTCTATAAGGCTCTGGGGTATAAGGAAAGCTATATAATGCCAGAGTATTATGAGCCGGGACTCGATGGCATTACCTATCTCAAATTATTTAATTAGCGCTTCAAGTTTACATAAAAAAGCGGGAAGATTTCTCTTCCCGCTTTTTTTTTCTTAGGCAGTAAGAAAGACTATTTTCCAGCCTGCTTGTTTATTTCTGCACGTCGTGCGACGGCAGCTGTTACCTTTGAGGACAAGCCTTTAACGGCGAAGAGCCACAACACGCAGACAATCGCAAAGATGCCAAACGCGTAAGGCGCCGTAACGGAAACAATGTTGGCTCCGCTGGTAATGGCACCTGCTGCCAAAACCATTTGAAGGTTGCTTTGTACGAAGGCGCCTCCGGCTTTTCCAGCTCGACCACCAATGACGTCCACAGCTGCTTTACCTTTGGTTTTTAATTCATCATCCAAAGGAATATAAGCCATTTCTTTCGTTGAATCGAAAAGGATATACTTGATGCCTTTTGACAGGATGACGATTCCAGCACCCAAGAAGCTTGCAGCAGCTACAGGAGTGGTTGCCATAGCGAGGAGGATGAAATCAACCCATTCTTTGGCAAAGATGAAAGCAAAGAAGATAACGCCTCCCAGGGTAATGACAAGTGGCGTGATCACGGCTGCCGTAAACCAGCTAACGCGGCGCAAAATGTTAGATCCGAGGAAGAGTCCGAACACAATTGTGAAGATACCCGTAATCGTGGAGAAGTTCCCCATGAATGCGTTGTATCCACCTTTGTCGCCGCCAAAGAAGAGACCCAATTGGTTCTTCCATTGGACTTCGATCAAGTTAATAGTTACCCCATAAGCCATGATGAGAAGCGCGATTAAACCCAGCTCCGGTGAGCGAAGAATGAGTTTAATACTCTCGACAAGGGATGGTTTTTCCTTTTTCTTCTTCGGGACACCAGCTTCTTCTGGATCAAAGTAACGCGCGTCAGTTAGAACAGACGTGTGCATCCAGCGATAGCAAAGCATCGCAAAAGTTCCGAATACAAGGACGGATCCCATCAAGAGATAGATGGACATTTGCCAAGCTTCTTCAGGTGTTGCATAAAACGCTTTGATGTCTTCTGAACAATATCTAACGAGCTGACCTGACAGGATGAGGGCCACGTTCGCAACAACTCCAAACAATCCGTAAAACCGTTTTGATTCCCGCATACGAACGACGTGGTTGGCAAACTGCCAGAACATCAAGGCGATCATGGCACTGCCCCAAATCTCAGACAAGACGTAGAAAAGGGAGAATGACCAATAGGCGTAGATATCAATAAACCCAATTAAGGCCGGATAAGATAGTTTTAAGGCAGAGATGGATTCTGGACTTGGGTGTAAGGCTTCAAGATTTGGGTAAATAATGAAGGCAAAGGCCCCGAAGAATATTAAGAATGGCATCACAACTGCATAAAACACATTTTCGCGACTCAATACGTTGGTTAACTTCGCGTAGAAGATAACGAACAAAATTGCAGCAGGGGTCACACAGTACAGTTTCAAAAATGAAATGGCACCTGCACCAGCAGAGTTCACGACGATGGTATCTTTTGTATCACGCAAGAGTGTGTAGTTGAACAGGATACAAAACATAATAAAAGCAAGGGGGAGGAACTTTT
This window of the Alphaproteobacteria bacterium genome carries:
- a CDS encoding GNAT family N-acetyltransferase, producing the protein MNKLLIRPYGQSDIESIINILEKVGWADQYIKGQKKAIGKLLEDEEGEVWVAVLSNQIVGYIQAQHHKWNLLSNLHGLVVSVDHRRQGIARKLVEHVENASQLRGNRGIYLDTPIINEDGRSFYKALGYKESYIMPEYYEPGLDGITYLKLFN
- a CDS encoding NTP/NDP exchange transporter codes for the protein MSATSTTQPEFTGWRAALWPIHNHELKKFLPLAFIMFCILFNYTLLRDTKDTIVVNSAGAGAISFLKLYCVTPAAILFVIFYAKLTNVLSRENVFYAVVMPFLIFFGAFAFIIYPNLEALHPSPESISALKLSYPALIGFIDIYAYWSFSLFYVLSEIWGSAMIALMFWQFANHVVRMRESKRFYGLFGVVANVALILSGQLVRYCSEDIKAFYATPEEAWQMSIYLLMGSVLVFGTFAMLCYRWMHTSVLTDARYFDPEEAGVPKKKKEKPSLVESIKLILRSPELGLIALLIMAYGVTINLIEVQWKNQLGLFFGGDKGGYNAFMGNFSTITGIFTIVFGLFLGSNILRRVSWFTAAVITPLVITLGGVIFFAFIFAKEWVDFILLAMATTPVAAASFLGAGIVILSKGIKYILFDSTKEMAYIPLDDELKTKGKAAVDVIGGRAGKAGGAFVQSNLQMVLAAGAITSGANIVSVTAPYAFGIFAIVCVLWLFAVKGLSSKVTAAVARRAEINKQAGK